A section of the Oryza sativa Japonica Group chromosome 1, ASM3414082v1 genome encodes:
- the LOC107278667 gene encoding uncharacterized protein yields the protein MANHGAAALAIIASLLVAVTLADARLTAHHGYVVVEDVKAPVPALTCNKVHGVQASETCFSVSQSAGLTQDQFLAFNPNINCAKVFVGQWVCLDAAAA from the exons ATGGCGAACCACGGCGCCGCGGCTCTCGCGATCATCGCGTCCCTCCTCGTGGCGGTCACCCTCGCCGACGCGAGGCTCACCGCGCACCACG GTTACGTGGTGGTGGAGGATGTGAAGGCGCCGGTCCCGGCGCTGACATGCAACAAGGTGCACGGGGTGCAGGCGTCCGAGACGTGCTTCTCCGTGTCGCAGAGCGCCGGGCTGACTCAGGACCAGTTCCTCGCCTTCAACCCAAACATCAACTGCGCGAAGGTCTTCGTCGGCCAGTGGGTCTGCCtcgacgctgccgccgcttAA